A region from the Deltaproteobacteria bacterium genome encodes:
- a CDS encoding outer membrane lipoprotein-sorting protein, which yields MIIISGQALAESADEIVQKADLKLRGHTSYTEMTMKIVRPGWTRSMRMKAWTKDRYYSLVLVTAPAQDKGTSSLKRHKEMWNWVPSIERIIKIAPSMLGQSWMGSDFTNDDLINQSSIVVDYTHKVLKGEVFDGTPCWVIESTPKPNAPVVWSKQVIWISKGEYNMRKVEYYDEFEDLINTMSTYDVKTLGGRRIPTREEMQPADKPDQKTVLLFHKAEFDFDIPTSFFSQENMRDLRV from the coding sequence ATGATTATTATCTCCGGACAGGCACTGGCGGAATCGGCCGATGAGATCGTGCAGAAAGCGGATCTGAAACTGCGCGGGCACACCAGCTACACCGAAATGACCATGAAGATCGTGCGGCCGGGGTGGACCCGCAGCATGCGCATGAAGGCCTGGACCAAGGACCGGTATTATTCCCTGGTGCTGGTGACGGCCCCGGCGCAGGACAAGGGCACCAGCTCCCTGAAGCGTCACAAGGAGATGTGGAACTGGGTGCCCAGCATCGAGCGTATCATCAAAATCGCCCCCTCCATGCTGGGGCAGTCCTGGATGGGATCCGACTTCACCAACGACGATTTAATCAACCAGTCATCCATCGTGGTGGACTACACCCACAAGGTATTGAAGGGGGAGGTGTTCGACGGCACCCCCTGCTGGGTCATCGAATCGACACCCAAACCCAATGCGCCGGTTGTGTGGAGCAAGCAGGTGATCTGGATCAGCAAGGGCGAGTACAACATGCGCAAGGTCGAGTACTATGACGAATTCGAGGACCTGATCAACACCATGAGCACCTATGACGTCAAGACCCTGGGCGGTCGCAGGATTCCCACCCGTGAGGAGATGCAGCCGGCGGACAAGCCGGACCAGAAAACCGTCCTGCTGTTCCACAAAGCGGAATTCGATTTCGATATTCCCACCAGCTTTTTTTCCCAGGAGAACATGAGGGACCTGCGGGTATGA
- a CDS encoding FtsX-like permease family protein, which produces MTPEFTARMAWRNIWRQKRRTFITAGTISLALLLALFTRSMQEGSYARNLDNATRFYSGYLQLQEPGFSENQSIDRLLPGGKAFVEKIHTIKGVTTAVPRLESFALGAAGERSKGVMVMGVAPLAEDAYSGLSKRVKKGRYFASKDEKAVLVGGKLAEYFKLSIGDEFVLYGQGFHGTMAAGLYEVAGIIHFPNQQIDARIVYLPLKTAQALYHTGNRVSAWVLHGKDVKGIPRLEKSARETMGPDVKVRNWADISPELAQQITMDRVSGIFMILVLYGVVGFGLFATIAMMTLERQREFAVMLATGMARARLQLLVVLESFFLALTGVLAGFSLAMPILLWFFYHPIRLTGDLAASIEEMGFEAVIPFSLAPELFVGQMLVVLTLLLLCSLYPLVRILKLEIPKALKGGL; this is translated from the coding sequence ATGACACCGGAATTCACGGCCCGGATGGCCTGGCGCAACATCTGGCGCCAGAAACGGCGCACATTCATAACGGCCGGCACCATTTCGCTGGCCCTGTTGCTGGCGCTGTTTACGCGCTCCATGCAGGAGGGCTCCTATGCACGGAACCTGGATAATGCCACGCGCTTTTACTCCGGATACCTGCAGCTGCAGGAACCGGGCTTTTCCGAAAACCAGTCCATCGACAGGCTGCTGCCCGGCGGCAAGGCCTTTGTGGAAAAGATTCATACCATAAAAGGGGTCACCACGGCAGTGCCGCGGCTGGAGTCCTTTGCCCTCGGAGCGGCCGGGGAGCGCTCCAAGGGGGTGATGGTGATGGGCGTGGCACCCCTGGCCGAAGACGCGTATTCAGGCCTTTCCAAGCGGGTGAAAAAAGGCCGCTATTTTGCAAGCAAGGATGAAAAGGCGGTTCTGGTAGGGGGCAAGCTGGCAGAGTACTTCAAGCTGTCCATAGGCGATGAATTTGTGCTTTATGGACAGGGATTCCACGGAACCATGGCGGCAGGGCTTTACGAGGTTGCCGGCATCATCCACTTTCCCAATCAGCAGATCGATGCACGCATTGTATACCTGCCCCTGAAAACCGCCCAGGCACTCTACCACACCGGGAACCGGGTTTCGGCCTGGGTACTGCACGGCAAGGATGTCAAGGGGATCCCCAGGTTGGAAAAATCCGCCCGGGAAACCATGGGGCCGGATGTAAAGGTGCGCAACTGGGCCGACATCTCTCCGGAGCTGGCCCAACAGATCACCATGGACAGGGTCAGCGGCATTTTCATGATCCTGGTGTTGTACGGCGTGGTGGGCTTTGGCCTCTTCGCCACCATTGCCATGATGACCCTGGAGCGCCAGCGCGAGTTTGCCGTCATGCTGGCCACCGGCATGGCCCGGGCCAGGCTGCAACTGCTGGTTGTTCTGGAGTCCTTTTTTCTGGCCCTGACCGGCGTCCTCGCGGGGTTTTCACTGGCAATGCCCATATTGCTGTGGTTCTTCTACCATCCCATTCGACTCACCGGTGATTTGGCGGCGAGCATAGAGGAGATGGGCTTCGAAGCCGTCATTCCTTTTTCCTTGGCCCCCGAACTGTTTGTCGGGCAGATGCTTGTGGTGCTGACCCTGTTGCTCCTCTGCTCCCTTTACCCTTTGGTGCGCATTCTCAAGCTGGAGATACCCAAGGCTCTGAAAGGAGGCCTTTAA
- a CDS encoding type II toxin-antitoxin system VapC family toxin, translating to MIFDTDTFIWAQRGNEKAAKMMEKSNERFLSVQTYMELLQGAGNKIQHKYVKDFLSSFGFTVLPLTENIGHRASIYIEEYTLSSGIRSGDAISAATAVENGLILASSNAKRFKALKELQLKVFKP from the coding sequence ATGATATTTGATACGGATACTTTCATCTGGGCCCAGAGAGGCAATGAAAAAGCGGCAAAAATGATGGAAAAGTCGAATGAGCGATTCCTCTCCGTTCAAACGTATATGGAACTTTTGCAAGGTGCTGGAAATAAAATCCAACACAAGTATGTAAAAGACTTTTTATCGTCTTTCGGCTTCACCGTGCTACCGTTGACGGAGAACATCGGCCATCGTGCCTCTATTTACATTGAAGAATATACCTTGTCTTCCGGGATCAGATCGGGAGATGCAATCAGTGCGGCTACCGCTGTTGAAAACGGCCTGATACTTGCTTCAAGCAATGCCAAGCGTTTCAAAGCTTTAAAAGAACTTCAACTAAAGGTCTTTAAACCCTAA
- a CDS encoding class I SAM-dependent methyltransferase, producing MLKKGIRTINKNGLHYLVDDAGRLLTFKPWLGDAFSFLYDFIMKHSIFPKKFGGDINRHYDILRKVMKEVHEKRVLELASGSGSAVNFLPNDNRYTGTDISPGLLRKALRNFKRAGFENSDFYVTGADELPFGDRLFDVVICILSLNFFDDVRKVFKEIQRVAAEETIFICSVPVPERNRRKRKIRGTLYSERELENICQEIGFRFESVLVENGALLYFKAAKKGIREPGAPDIHGLAAG from the coding sequence ATGCTCAAAAAAGGAATACGGACCATCAACAAAAACGGGTTGCATTACCTTGTCGATGATGCCGGCAGGCTTTTGACGTTCAAACCTTGGCTGGGAGACGCTTTTTCGTTTCTGTACGATTTCATCATGAAACATTCTATTTTCCCGAAAAAATTCGGGGGGGATATAAACCGGCATTATGACATCCTCAGAAAGGTGATGAAGGAGGTCCATGAAAAACGCGTTCTCGAATTGGCTTCGGGCAGCGGCAGTGCCGTCAATTTCCTTCCTAATGACAACCGGTATACAGGAACCGATATCAGCCCGGGGCTTCTGAGAAAAGCCCTGCGTAATTTCAAGCGTGCCGGCTTCGAAAATTCAGATTTTTATGTGACGGGCGCGGATGAACTCCCCTTCGGGGACAGGCTTTTCGATGTCGTCATTTGCATCCTCTCTCTGAATTTTTTCGATGACGTAAGAAAGGTTTTCAAAGAGATTCAACGCGTTGCAGCTGAAGAAACCATTTTCATCTGCAGTGTTCCCGTACCGGAGCGCAACAGGCGTAAACGTAAAATTAGAGGTACGTTGTATTCAGAAAGGGAATTAGAAAACATATGCCAAGAGATCGGTTTTCGTTTCGAAAGCGTATTGGTTGAAAATGGAGCGTTACTTTATTTCAAGGCGGCAAAAAAAGGAATTCGAGAACCAGGTGCACCTGATATTCACGGGCTTGCAGCCGGGTAG
- the def gene encoding peptide deformylase, with amino-acid sequence MTQLKIVTYPDKFLKEPTKPVENIDGKLIESIGDMGETMYAAPGVGLAAIQVGIDKSFIVYDVSPGDERGKLSVLINPRIVEREGEIISENEGCLSVPDYRADVKRHASVIVEGYDDNEKPVRIEAHDLLAIVLQHEIDHLEGRLFIDRISSLKRQIYKRRVKKQLKREE; translated from the coding sequence ATGACACAGCTGAAAATCGTTACCTATCCGGACAAATTTCTCAAGGAACCTACAAAACCCGTCGAAAACATCGACGGTAAGCTGATAGAAAGCATCGGCGACATGGGCGAAACCATGTACGCCGCCCCGGGCGTCGGTCTGGCGGCCATCCAGGTGGGCATCGACAAGAGCTTCATCGTCTACGACGTCTCACCCGGTGATGAAAGGGGCAAACTGAGCGTGCTCATCAACCCCAGGATCGTGGAAAGGGAAGGGGAAATCATCTCCGAAAACGAAGGCTGCCTGAGCGTGCCCGATTACCGGGCGGATGTCAAACGCCATGCCTCGGTAATCGTGGAAGGTTATGACGACAACGAAAAGCCGGTGCGAATCGAAGCCCACGACCTTCTTGCCATCGTGCTGCAGCACGAAATCGATCATCTCGAAGGACGCCTGTTCATCGACCGCATCAGCTCGCTGAAACGGCAGATCTACAAACGCCGTGTTAAAAAGCAGTTGAAAAGGGAGGAGTAG
- a CDS encoding bifunctional riboflavin kinase/FAD synthetase, which yields MQLIENLDDIEEPFPNAVITIGNFDGVHIGHQALFQEVIERADAIGGTSIAMTFEPHPIRVLKQNGNPPLITLYDQKVELIEKSGMDVLIAVPFDHDFADVTAKEFVLDILIKRIGARIIVVGKDYTFGKNREGNLNLLRSYAEALDIQVVTVDWIPVANQDENRISSTRIRQLVMDGQVAKAQKLLGRHYQIKGMVVTGRNRGGKLLGFPTANINLHDELSPKLGVYAVTVECMGATHKGVANIGFSPTFDDHMFTVEVHILDFDSDIYAQEIRINFIQRIRDEIKFANIEELSEQITKDIAIARGILK from the coding sequence ATGCAACTCATTGAAAATCTTGACGATATAGAAGAACCGTTCCCAAACGCCGTCATCACCATCGGAAATTTCGACGGCGTCCACATCGGGCATCAGGCCCTTTTTCAGGAGGTCATCGAGCGGGCCGATGCCATCGGCGGGACATCCATCGCCATGACCTTCGAACCCCACCCGATCCGCGTGCTCAAGCAGAACGGCAATCCGCCCCTGATCACCCTATACGACCAAAAGGTCGAGCTTATCGAAAAATCCGGCATGGACGTGCTGATCGCCGTGCCGTTCGACCATGACTTCGCCGACGTCACGGCCAAGGAATTTGTCCTGGACATCCTCATCAAACGCATCGGCGCCCGCATCATCGTGGTGGGGAAAGATTACACCTTTGGTAAAAATCGTGAGGGGAACCTGAACCTCCTGCGATCCTATGCGGAAGCGCTGGACATTCAGGTGGTGACTGTGGACTGGATTCCCGTAGCGAATCAGGATGAGAACCGAATCAGCAGCACCCGCATCCGGCAACTGGTGATGGACGGACAGGTGGCCAAGGCCCAGAAACTCCTCGGGCGTCATTACCAGATAAAAGGCATGGTCGTGACAGGACGCAACCGCGGGGGCAAATTGCTGGGTTTTCCCACCGCCAACATCAACCTTCACGATGAGCTGAGTCCCAAACTCGGCGTCTATGCCGTTACCGTCGAGTGCATGGGAGCCACCCACAAGGGTGTCGCCAACATCGGTTTCAGCCCGACCTTCGACGACCACATGTTTACGGTGGAAGTGCACATACTCGATTTCGACAGCGACATCTACGCCCAAGAGATCCGCATAAATTTCATCCAGCGGATCAGGGATGAAATCAAGTTTGCCAACATAGAGGAACTCTCCGAGCAGATCACGAAAGATATCGCCATCGCGCGCGGCATACTTAAGTAA
- the fmt gene encoding methionyl-tRNA formyltransferase, which produces MGTPGFAVPSLDALHRSRHEITLVVTQPDRPKGRGRKLTAPPVKTAARKFGYEVIQPESVKTDAFARTVLDLNPDIIVVIAFGHIIPKAVLATAREGAINLHASLLPKYRGPAPIQWAIINGEAESGVTTMFMDEGMDTGDILLSHSVAIGSRDTSGTLHDTLAETGAELVLETLDRMAAGTLSPRPQDDRRATYAPMLKKKDGRIDWNLPAKKIESLIRGVNPWPGAHTFCDDQRLKIHLARQLDAQTDAEPGTVLVGFPGELRIATGRGTLLLEEIQGASGKCLLIKDFLCGCHIKPGSKLT; this is translated from the coding sequence ATGGGCACACCCGGCTTTGCCGTGCCGTCTCTGGATGCGCTGCACCGTAGCAGGCACGAAATAACCCTGGTGGTAACGCAGCCGGATCGCCCCAAGGGGCGCGGCCGCAAGCTGACGGCGCCGCCGGTAAAAACGGCTGCCCGGAAATTCGGGTACGAGGTTATCCAACCGGAATCCGTCAAAACCGACGCATTCGCCCGGACCGTCCTGGACCTGAATCCCGACATCATTGTGGTCATCGCCTTCGGACACATCATTCCCAAAGCCGTTCTGGCAACCGCGCGGGAGGGCGCAATCAACCTGCACGCCTCCCTCCTGCCCAAGTACCGTGGACCGGCGCCGATTCAGTGGGCCATCATCAACGGTGAAGCGGAATCCGGGGTTACCACCATGTTCATGGATGAAGGGATGGATACCGGCGACATTCTCCTGTCGCACAGCGTCGCGATCGGCAGCCGCGACACATCGGGAACGCTCCACGACACGCTCGCGGAAACAGGCGCCGAACTGGTGCTGGAAACCCTTGACCGCATGGCGGCCGGCACCCTCAGCCCCCGTCCTCAGGACGACCGCAGGGCGACCTACGCCCCCATGCTGAAAAAAAAGGACGGCCGTATCGATTGGAACCTGCCCGCAAAAAAGATAGAAAGTCTCATCCGCGGCGTCAATCCCTGGCCGGGCGCCCACACATTCTGCGATGACCAGCGCCTCAAGATTCATTTGGCCCGGCAACTAGACGCACAAACGGACGCCGAGCCGGGCACCGTGCTGGTCGGCTTCCCCGGCGAACTGAGGATCGCCACCGGACGGGGTACGCTTTTACTGGAAGAGATTCAGGGGGCATCCGGAAAATGCCTCTTGATCAAGGACTTCCTGTGCGGTTGCCACATCAAACCGGGGTCGAAACTCACATGA
- a CDS encoding type II toxin-antitoxin system Phd/YefM family antitoxin, with translation MKASIVDLRYKMNDVLKALERNEKVTVLYRGKVKGFLIPSGKKSKLKMTDHPFFGMSSQDNGKSVQDVMGALRGSRYNDI, from the coding sequence ATGAAAGCGTCGATTGTCGATTTGAGATATAAAATGAACGATGTGCTAAAAGCCCTTGAAAGAAATGAAAAAGTCACTGTCCTCTACCGGGGAAAAGTTAAAGGGTTCTTAATTCCTTCAGGAAAGAAATCCAAACTGAAAATGACGGACCATCCTTTTTTTGGCATGTCGTCCCAGGACAACGGAAAATCAGTGCAGGATGTAATGGGTGCATTGAGGGGATCGAGATACAATGATATTTGA
- a CDS encoding cupin domain-containing protein, whose protein sequence is MNKEPENIFESIPDIVEEEIFEILVQSENVKIERIISKGHTSPENGWYDQVQNEWVIVLKGEAVITLERGEEVILKPGGYLNINAHVKHRVSRTAPDMETVWLAVHY, encoded by the coding sequence GTGAATAAAGAACCTGAAAATATTTTTGAATCAATACCTGATATTGTTGAAGAAGAAATATTCGAGATTTTGGTTCAAAGTGAAAATGTGAAAATTGAAAGAATAATTTCGAAGGGACATACGTCTCCCGAAAATGGATGGTATGATCAGGTCCAAAACGAGTGGGTCATTGTCTTGAAAGGTGAGGCCGTCATAACACTCGAACGTGGCGAAGAAGTTATATTGAAGCCGGGTGGCTATTTAAACATAAACGCGCATGTGAAACATAGGGTTTCCCGGACAGCGCCGGACATGGAAACCGTATGGCTTGCTGTTCACTATTGA
- a CDS encoding MFS transporter — translation MSKNGGSATNSKRPAIEGRERVPGTTEGVSRYPANKWLVFVIVAAGVFMSTLDSSIVNIALPKIMADFKVSLMVIEWVPMIYLLTVSSLLLTCGRLSDIWGRRWVYCGGFVTFSIGSLLCAVAAGALPLIASRALQGIGAAMLMACSPALVVDVFPEAERGRSLGMVGMVVATGLTTGPALGGLILEHFSWRVIFFINIPIGIGVTAAALPILKGMSQRLPDESLDWVGALLLAVCFGTFIAGLSHIHDWGPTSIPFGVTASLFVVSTALLIRVESRSTHPIITASLLRIRLFMWSVSAAAILFMGLFFITFLMPFYMVNPLGFSMSRVGATMTIPFVFQFFIAPISGTLSDRMGSRVLCTIGMALLAGALLLLSRLTAEATVVDIAWRLALTGIGVAVFISPNSAAAMSAVPARHRGIASGSVATARNLGMVIGVATAGLVFNGTFRQLNQGRDLQVYTAALENAFMGAFQRAMLIGAVIAALGIVVSYLRGGESGRAGK, via the coding sequence ATGAGCAAAAACGGCGGGAGTGCAACCAACTCGAAACGGCCGGCAATAGAAGGGCGGGAGAGAGTCCCGGGCACCACCGAGGGCGTTTCCCGCTATCCTGCCAACAAATGGCTGGTGTTTGTTATCGTAGCCGCCGGTGTTTTCATGTCCACCCTGGACTCCAGCATTGTCAATATCGCCCTGCCAAAGATCATGGCGGATTTTAAGGTGTCGCTGATGGTGATCGAATGGGTTCCCATGATCTATCTGCTGACCGTTTCTTCGCTGTTGCTGACATGCGGGCGACTCAGTGACATCTGGGGGCGGCGGTGGGTCTACTGCGGCGGTTTCGTAACTTTTTCGATCGGCTCCCTTTTGTGCGCCGTCGCCGCCGGCGCCCTGCCGCTAATCGCGTCCCGGGCCCTGCAGGGTATCGGGGCCGCCATGCTCATGGCCTGTTCGCCGGCGCTGGTGGTGGATGTATTCCCGGAAGCCGAAAGAGGACGATCACTGGGGATGGTCGGCATGGTGGTGGCGACAGGGCTGACCACCGGGCCCGCCCTGGGCGGCTTGATCCTGGAGCATTTTTCCTGGCGGGTTATCTTTTTCATCAACATTCCCATCGGTATAGGCGTGACCGCGGCGGCACTGCCGATTCTGAAGGGGATGTCGCAGCGACTGCCCGATGAATCCCTGGATTGGGTTGGCGCCCTGCTGCTGGCAGTTTGTTTCGGCACGTTCATCGCGGGGTTGAGTCACATTCACGACTGGGGCCCCACCTCGATCCCCTTCGGCGTGACCGCTTCCCTTTTCGTTGTCAGCACGGCGCTGCTTATACGCGTCGAAAGCCGCAGTACCCACCCGATCATCACCGCTTCGCTGCTGAGGATCAGGCTTTTCATGTGGTCGGTGTCGGCGGCAGCCATCTTGTTCATGGGCCTTTTTTTCATCACTTTTCTCATGCCGTTTTACATGGTCAACCCCCTGGGCTTTTCAATGAGCCGGGTCGGCGCGACGATGACGATTCCCTTTGTGTTTCAGTTTTTCATCGCACCGATATCGGGCACGCTGTCCGATCGAATGGGGTCCCGGGTGTTGTGCACCATCGGCATGGCTTTGCTGGCAGGCGCCTTGCTGCTTCTATCCCGCCTTACCGCCGAGGCTACGGTCGTGGATATTGCCTGGCGCCTTGCCCTGACGGGCATCGGCGTGGCCGTATTCATCTCCCCCAACAGTGCCGCCGCCATGAGCGCCGTTCCCGCCAGACATCGCGGCATCGCATCGGGAAGTGTGGCCACGGCACGCAATCTGGGCATGGTGATCGGTGTGGCTACCGCGGGCCTGGTCTTCAACGGCACCTTCCGCCAACTGAACCAGGGGCGTGATCTACAGGTGTACACCGCGGCGCTGGAAAACGCCTTCATGGGGGCCTTCCAACGCGCCATGCTCATCGGTGCCGTCATCGCCGCTCTCGGCATTGTCGTGTCTTATCTTCGGGGGGGGGAGAGCGGAAGAGCCGGAAAATAA
- a CDS encoding flippase-like domain-containing protein codes for MNIKWITSLLLGIVISIGGLYLAFRNVPLAELLNYLASIDYIWLLPSVALVILSFVFRVLRWRIILGSIRQIDFWPAFHPLMIAFMINTILPGRVGELVRPAILQKRTGVPYSSGLATVAAERAFDLVIIVILFFAVMSTVQIDPEFGMAFGGNQLNKETLEAITAGLAKLSLVLTACIALVSIDTCRRWIGKGIAHAPAYLLFFVGKERRGKLAAKVSLRLVALLEGVASGFSMVRSPLKITVTLLLSALIWILAALSYAVFALGCPGITVNLIEMTAVMVIVCIFIALPSVPGYWGLWEAGGIFALTLFGVAHNEAAGFTLANHALQVIPVMVIGAISAWITGINIWRTSIDKATKNAHKEDLG; via the coding sequence ATGAACATTAAATGGATCACATCGCTGCTTTTAGGCATCGTCATATCGATCGGCGGGCTTTACCTGGCATTCCGGAACGTTCCCCTGGCAGAGCTCTTGAATTATCTGGCGTCCATCGATTATATCTGGCTCTTGCCTTCGGTCGCCCTGGTCATCCTCAGTTTTGTCTTCAGGGTGCTGCGCTGGCGGATCATCCTCGGATCGATCCGCCAGATCGATTTCTGGCCGGCCTTTCACCCGCTGATGATCGCCTTCATGATCAACACCATTCTGCCCGGCAGAGTCGGTGAACTGGTCAGGCCGGCCATTCTGCAGAAGCGGACGGGCGTGCCTTACAGTTCGGGACTGGCCACGGTAGCAGCGGAAAGAGCCTTCGACCTGGTCATCATCGTCATCCTTTTTTTCGCGGTCATGAGCACCGTACAAATCGACCCGGAGTTCGGCATGGCCTTCGGCGGCAATCAGCTCAACAAAGAAACCCTGGAAGCGATCACGGCGGGGCTGGCGAAACTCAGCCTGGTCCTGACTGCCTGTATAGCGCTGGTCAGCATCGATACCTGTCGCCGGTGGATCGGAAAAGGGATCGCCCATGCCCCCGCCTATCTGCTTTTTTTTGTGGGGAAGGAGCGCCGGGGCAAGCTCGCAGCCAAAGTCAGCCTTCGGCTGGTGGCGCTGCTGGAAGGGGTTGCCTCGGGTTTTTCCATGGTCAGGTCCCCCCTGAAAATAACGGTGACCCTGCTGCTTTCAGCGCTGATCTGGATCCTGGCCGCCCTGTCCTACGCGGTGTTTGCCCTGGGTTGCCCGGGCATTACGGTCAATTTGATTGAAATGACCGCGGTCATGGTTATTGTGTGTATTTTCATAGCGCTTCCTTCGGTCCCGGGGTACTGGGGACTGTGGGAAGCCGGAGGCATATTCGCTCTCACGCTGTTCGGCGTGGCTCATAACGAAGCGGCGGGGTTCACCCTGGCGAACCATGCCCTTCAGGTGATCCCGGTGATGGTCATCGGTGCCATATCGGCCTGGATCACCGGTATCAATATCTGGCGCACTTCGATTGACAAGGCCACGAAGAACGCGCATAAAGAGGATTTAGGTTGA
- a CDS encoding NYN domain-containing protein: MDESKQKIALFIDADNAPASKFEDVLSEVAKYGVVTIRKAYGNWKNPSLKPWEELLHEYAIQPVQQYDLSKGKNASDIALVIDAMDVMYTKDIDVMCFVSSDCDFTPMVTRALAEGKVVLGFGERKTPSPFVNACSKFLFLDQESKQDGTSKTKSKNIKSDTKLINLLRQAVEATEEDNGWAALGPVGSHISNKTSFDSRNYGYKNLSSLFKAIDLFELKRGPGHTYMVRDLRKKKST; encoded by the coding sequence ATGGATGAATCAAAACAGAAAATTGCATTGTTCATAGATGCCGACAATGCGCCGGCGAGCAAGTTTGAAGACGTTCTCAGTGAAGTGGCAAAATATGGTGTTGTGACGATTAGAAAAGCATATGGAAATTGGAAGAACCCCTCTCTGAAGCCCTGGGAAGAGCTTTTGCATGAATATGCCATTCAGCCGGTGCAGCAGTATGACCTATCAAAGGGAAAAAATGCGTCGGATATCGCACTTGTTATCGATGCCATGGATGTGATGTATACAAAGGACATCGATGTGATGTGTTTCGTTTCATCCGATTGTGATTTTACGCCGATGGTTACCCGTGCCCTTGCCGAAGGAAAAGTTGTTTTGGGGTTCGGTGAGCGCAAAACCCCTTCGCCATTCGTGAATGCCTGCTCCAAGTTTTTATTTTTGGATCAGGAATCGAAACAAGACGGTACATCAAAGACAAAATCCAAGAATATCAAATCCGATACAAAACTCATCAATCTGCTCAGGCAGGCAGTTGAAGCTACCGAAGAGGACAATGGCTGGGCTGCTCTCGGCCCCGTGGGATCGCATATATCCAACAAAACCTCTTTTGACAGCAGGAACTATGGCTACAAAAATCTCAGCAGCCTTTTCAAGGCCATCGATTTGTTTGAACTCAAACGCGGGCCGGGGCATACGTATATGGTGAGGGATCTACGCAAGAAAAAGTCAACTTGA